In Janthinobacterium sp. J1-1, a single genomic region encodes these proteins:
- a CDS encoding chemotaxis protein CheB: MITSKRSKASSDSLPTVPEASVISFPVVAIGASAGGLDPIVAFLAQVPQESGIAYVVIQHLDPTQKAMLPELLQRATSIPVSEITHQMQLRPNHIYVIPSNADLGLSKGRFMLREPQQPRGHRLPIDMFFDELASELGELAVGVVFSGMGGDGTRGMQAIKRAGGLTLAQHPDTAKFDMMPQSAIAAEVVDLIDYPEKMPEKIINYLFRSSFLSLPGREPNGRNSLHEIVTLLSEHTGNSFTDYKINTVLRRIERRMSLYQITSMEAYVPYLRDNPAEIDLLFKELLIGVTSFFRDQKVWEYLKMVALPQLLAANPDGRAFKAWIPACSTGEEAYSLAMVFHEVVADINPPSKYSLQIFATDLSAERMERFFLADKNDYCIKKEIRNMIIFAQQNIISDPPFTKLDILCCRNLLIYLNAKLQQRLIPLFHYALNRDGLLLLGSADTPGHFSELFAPLTTSTRLYRRLDNLARQRLPTYFPTKVSLASPPTISDTREASMPGKIQAHVEQLLLQKYSPAAALLNQDGDILYINGRTGAFLEPAAGKANWNIHAMARDGLRYELPGLIKQALQSEGVVRLKGLVVRDHAGQSLGVDLTAEALSQPEPLSGMVFLTFSSVPLVAEARRGRSPNPKVLELEQQLAQARNEIQAVRDEMQTSREELKSANEELQSTNEELQSTNEELTTSKEEMQSLNEELYTVNAELQSKVDDLSLVNSDMKNLLNSTDIATIFLDSALRIRRFTAPATQIYKLIQTDLRRPLSDIVNDLDYPGLETDALEVIRSLVFSERQVPTKTGRWYNVRIMPYRTVENVIDGVVVTFINITESKLLEAQLRQIQSGSVADREPGGSTP, from the coding sequence ATGATAACCAGCAAACGCAGTAAAGCCAGCTCCGACAGTCTGCCCACCGTGCCCGAAGCGTCCGTCATCAGCTTTCCCGTGGTGGCCATCGGCGCCTCGGCCGGTGGACTCGATCCCATCGTCGCTTTCCTGGCCCAAGTGCCGCAGGAAAGCGGCATCGCCTATGTCGTGATCCAGCATCTCGATCCCACGCAGAAAGCCATGCTGCCCGAACTGCTGCAGCGCGCCACCAGCATCCCCGTCTCCGAAATCACGCACCAGATGCAATTGCGGCCGAATCATATCTATGTGATCCCCTCGAATGCCGACCTGGGCTTGTCCAAGGGCCGCTTCATGCTGCGCGAACCGCAGCAGCCGCGTGGCCACCGCCTGCCGATCGACATGTTTTTTGACGAGCTGGCGTCCGAGCTCGGTGAATTGGCCGTCGGCGTGGTGTTTTCCGGCATGGGCGGCGACGGCACGCGCGGCATGCAGGCGATCAAGCGGGCTGGTGGCCTGACCCTGGCCCAGCATCCCGATACGGCCAAGTTCGACATGATGCCGCAAAGCGCGATCGCGGCCGAGGTGGTGGACCTGATCGACTATCCGGAAAAGATGCCGGAAAAGATCATCAACTATCTGTTTCGCAGCAGTTTTTTGAGCTTGCCCGGACGCGAGCCGAACGGGCGCAATTCGCTGCATGAAATCGTCACCCTGCTGTCCGAGCACACCGGCAACAGCTTTACCGATTACAAGATCAATACCGTGCTGCGGCGCATCGAACGGCGCATGAGCTTGTACCAGATCACGTCGATGGAAGCCTATGTGCCGTATTTGCGCGACAATCCGGCGGAAATCGATTTATTATTCAAGGAACTGTTGATCGGCGTAACGAGCTTTTTCCGCGACCAGAAGGTGTGGGAATACCTGAAGATGGTGGCCTTGCCGCAATTGCTGGCTGCCAACCCTGACGGACGCGCCTTCAAGGCCTGGATTCCGGCCTGCTCGACGGGCGAGGAGGCGTATTCGCTGGCGATGGTGTTCCATGAGGTGGTGGCCGACATCAATCCGCCATCGAAGTACAGCCTGCAAATTTTTGCCACCGATTTATCGGCCGAGCGCATGGAACGGTTTTTCCTGGCCGACAAGAACGATTACTGTATCAAAAAAGAGATCCGTAACATGATCATCTTTGCCCAGCAAAACATCATTTCGGATCCACCGTTCACCAAGCTCGATATTCTATGCTGCCGCAACCTGCTGATCTATCTGAATGCCAAGCTGCAACAGCGCTTGATCCCGCTGTTTCACTATGCCTTGAACCGCGACGGCCTGTTGCTGCTGGGCAGCGCGGATACGCCTGGCCACTTCTCCGAGCTGTTCGCCCCCCTGACCACGTCGACCCGGCTGTACCGCCGCCTCGACAACCTGGCGCGCCAGCGCCTGCCGACGTACTTCCCGACCAAGGTGTCGTTGGCCTCCCCCCCTACCATCAGCGACACGAGAGAAGCCAGCATGCCCGGAAAGATACAAGCCCATGTGGAGCAGTTATTGCTTCAGAAATATTCGCCGGCGGCCGCGTTGCTGAACCAGGACGGCGATATCCTGTACATCAATGGCCGCACGGGCGCCTTTCTGGAGCCGGCGGCCGGCAAGGCCAACTGGAATATCCACGCCATGGCGCGCGATGGCTTGCGTTATGAATTGCCGGGCCTGATCAAGCAGGCGCTGCAAAGCGAAGGCGTGGTGCGCCTGAAGGGGCTGGTGGTCAGGGACCATGCCGGCCAGTCGCTGGGCGTGGACCTGACGGCCGAAGCGCTGAGCCAGCCCGAACCGCTCAGTGGCATGGTGTTCCTGACCTTTTCCAGCGTGCCGCTGGTGGCCGAAGCGCGTCGCGGCAGGTCGCCCAATCCCAAGGTACTGGAACTGGAGCAGCAGCTGGCGCAGGCGCGCAATGAAATCCAGGCGGTGCGCGACGAAATGCAGACTTCGCGCGAGGAACTGAAATCGGCCAACGAGGAACTGCAGTCGACCAATGAAGAACTGCAATCGACCAACGAGGAACTGACCACCTCGAAGGAAGAGATGCAGTCGCTCAACGAAGAGCTGTACACGGTCAACGCCGAGCTGCAGTCCAAGGTGGATGATTTGTCGCTGGTCAACAGCGACATGAAGAACTTGCTCAACAGCACAGACATCGCCACCATCTTCCTCGACAGCGCCTTGCGCATCCGCCGCTTCACGGCGCCGGCCACGCAAATCTACAAGCTGATCCAGACCGACTTGCGCCGTCCGCTCAGCGATATCGTCAACGACCTCGACTATCCCGGCCTGGAGACCGATGCGCTGGAAGTGATACGCAGCCTGGTGTTTTCCGAACGCCAGGTGCCGACCAAGACGGGGCGCTGGTACAACGTGCGCATCATGCCTTACCGCACGGTGGAAAACGTGATCGATGGCGTGGTGGTGACTTTTATTAACATTACCGAATCGAAATTGCTGGAAGCCCAGCTGCGCCAGATACAGTCCGGTAGCGTGGCCGACAGGGAGCCTGGCGGGAGCACGCCGTGA
- a CDS encoding PAS domain S-box protein: MTKAGKVGKAGKVSNADPFSVRVREQAEQLAAQAPPLPLSLSNEEMLRQLHELQVSQIELQMQNAALAELEQLRSESEDSRDRYAQLYEEAPVSYFSLNRDGVITRANLAASNLLRRDKEQLLKRRFEQFIAPEAQGAFRHFLDIVFYSGARQVLEAPLFQRECQRECQREGGAMAPAGLVRIEANLDADSASVRMLVTDLGDELARESALRRAFVILDTIREGVMVTDSGNRIISVNPAFTTITGYLAEEAIGRDPSFLGAGTHTPQFYAGMWSSLRQEGNWYGELVNRRKNGERFVESLSITPMRAQDGATTHFVGVFSDITERKLAEASLRELHRELDQRVVDRTAELLRANQHLQQEVHQRELAQQALRDAERFFHATIDSLSDRVLVLDQDGGLVHANQACMQFAGHPPGELPYLRFCETDPRWQRGAGRELAAGIQSVIAGLADAYVLEYEFITETGGHWSLAKVSRFRGEGPLRVVVAHTDITERKLMNGALRQSHAQLRQLALHLETAKEDERKRISRDIHDELGQNLLALRIDISMLSARTQHSHPRLHGRVASVLGNIDTTIKSVRGIMNELRPMALDLGLQAAIEWQVGDFRKRSGIACQLHIRDEALFSAIGSQVEIALFRIVQEALSNVMRHAHASAVELEFHSDARAVYVSISDNGVGITSQQQRKKQCFGLIGIRERVRALDGQVEIGAPPSGSGCRLWLQVPLRVPA; the protein is encoded by the coding sequence GTGACCAAGGCGGGCAAGGTCGGCAAGGCCGGCAAGGTGAGTAACGCCGATCCGTTCAGCGTGCGGGTGCGCGAACAGGCCGAGCAACTGGCGGCGCAAGCGCCACCGTTGCCCTTGTCGCTGTCGAACGAAGAGATGCTGCGCCAGTTGCACGAATTGCAGGTCAGCCAGATCGAACTGCAGATGCAGAACGCGGCCCTGGCCGAGCTGGAGCAGCTGCGCAGCGAGTCCGAAGACAGCCGCGACCGTTATGCGCAGCTCTACGAGGAGGCGCCGGTCAGCTATTTTTCGCTCAACCGCGATGGCGTGATCACGCGCGCGAACCTGGCGGCCAGCAATTTGCTGCGGCGCGACAAGGAGCAGTTGCTGAAGCGGCGCTTCGAACAATTCATCGCTCCCGAAGCCCAGGGCGCTTTTCGCCACTTTCTCGATATCGTCTTCTACAGTGGCGCACGCCAGGTGCTCGAAGCGCCGCTGTTCCAGCGCGAGTGCCAGCGCGAGTGCCAGCGCGAGGGCGGCGCCATGGCCCCGGCCGGCCTGGTGCGCATCGAAGCGAACCTCGATGCGGACAGCGCCAGCGTGCGCATGCTGGTGACCGATCTGGGCGACGAACTGGCGCGCGAATCGGCGCTGCGGCGCGCCTTTGTCATCCTCGATACCATCCGCGAAGGGGTGATGGTGACCGACAGCGGCAACCGCATCATTTCCGTCAATCCCGCGTTCACCACGATTACCGGCTACCTGGCCGAGGAAGCCATCGGGCGCGATCCGTCCTTCCTCGGCGCCGGTACGCACACACCGCAGTTTTATGCCGGCATGTGGTCGAGCCTGCGCCAGGAAGGCAACTGGTATGGCGAACTGGTCAACCGCCGCAAGAACGGCGAGCGTTTCGTCGAGTCGCTGTCGATCACGCCGATGCGCGCCCAGGACGGCGCCACCACCCATTTCGTCGGCGTTTTTTCGGATATCACCGAGCGCAAGCTGGCCGAAGCCTCGCTGCGTGAACTGCACCGCGAACTTGACCAGCGCGTGGTCGACCGCACGGCCGAATTGCTGCGCGCCAACCAGCACTTGCAGCAGGAAGTGCACCAGCGCGAACTGGCGCAGCAAGCCTTGCGCGACGCCGAACGTTTTTTCCATGCCACCATCGATTCGCTGTCCGACCGGGTGCTGGTGCTGGACCAGGACGGTGGCCTGGTGCATGCCAACCAGGCGTGCATGCAATTTGCCGGCCATCCGCCAGGCGAGCTGCCCTACCTGCGTTTTTGCGAGACGGACCCGCGCTGGCAGCGTGGTGCCGGACGCGAGCTGGCCGCCGGCATCCAGTCGGTGATCGCCGGCCTGGCCGACGCCTACGTGCTCGAATATGAATTCATTACCGAGACCGGTGGGCACTGGTCGCTGGCCAAGGTCAGCCGTTTCCGCGGCGAGGGCCCGCTGCGCGTGGTGGTGGCGCATACCGACATCACGGAACGCAAGCTGATGAATGGCGCGTTGCGCCAGTCGCATGCGCAGCTGCGCCAGCTGGCGCTGCACCTGGAAACGGCCAAGGAGGACGAGCGCAAGCGCATTTCGCGCGATATCCACGATGAGCTGGGGCAAAACCTGCTGGCGCTGCGCATCGATATTTCCATGCTCAGCGCACGCACGCAACATTCGCATCCGCGCCTGCATGGCCGGGTGGCGTCCGTGCTGGGCAATATCGATACGACCATCAAGAGCGTGCGCGGCATCATGAACGAATTGCGGCCGATGGCGCTGGACCTGGGGCTGCAGGCGGCCATCGAATGGCAGGTGGGGGATTTCCGCAAGCGCAGCGGCATCGCCTGCCAACTGCACATCCGCGACGAAGCGCTGTTTTCCGCCATCGGCAGCCAGGTCGAGATCGCGCTGTTTCGCATCGTGCAGGAGGCGCTCAGCAACGTCATGCGCCACGCCCATGCCAGCGCGGTCGAGCTGGAATTCCATTCGGACGCGCGCGCCGTGTATGTGAGCATCAGCGACAACGGCGTCGGTATTACCTCCCAGCAGCAGCGCAAGAAGCAGTGTTTCGGCCTGATCGGCATCCGCGAACGGGTGCGCGCGCTCGACGGCCAGGTCGAGATCGGCGCGCCGCCGTCGGGCAGCGGCTGCCGCCTGTGGCTGCAAGTGCCGCTGCGCGTGCCCGCATAG
- a CDS encoding S46 family peptidase: MFKTIVLPVALMGAFAGVQADEGQWQPHQLPQLKAELKRVGIAIPAEKLADLSKHPMSAIVSLGGCSAAFVSNAGLVVTNHHCAYGAVQRNSTPEHNYITDGFLAKTRAAELPGGPNSLVYVTDKVENVSDRVLKGLTATMTGRERHEAVEKRVKDLIAECETDKMYRCSVPAFHRGLEYYRIRQMMIRDVRLVYAPSDKIGNFGGDVDNYEWPRHTGDYSFLRAYVGKDGRPADPSPDNVPYQSKDFLVVSAEGIKNGDGILLAGYPGRTSRYKLPSEIRYARDSAFPLKVGELQADLAVMADATKGDAAAAVRYASVVKSINNVLKKTQGLLDGFARKDIAAIKDVQDAEFRAWYAKQPNVSTTLLAELDAAIASDMALSDEEFAWSVATNSDLLKSARSLYRYAQESKKPDAERESGYQQRDLAFIKARLARLEQSYVNKVDQARFEAGLKRYAALAAKSHPQGLDALLPAPNAVAALYTKTQLADTAKRLAWLEKDQAALEQSDDAFVQLAIKLQPVAAALEERRKEIDGNLERVIPQYMQAVIAWKQSQGKPVYPDANSTLRVTYGTVSPYSPRDGLSKGPFTTVEGIVEKVTGKAPFEAPQGLLDAVKEKRYGQFRDPVLGTVPVNFLTSADTTGGNSGSAVMNKRGELIGLNFDSTYESITKDWYFDTAITRAIHLDIRYMLWVMKEVDHADNLLAEMTIKYPKPVKTAKK; this comes from the coding sequence TTGTTCAAGACTATCGTGTTACCAGTCGCCCTGATGGGCGCGTTCGCCGGCGTACAAGCCGACGAAGGGCAGTGGCAACCACACCAACTGCCGCAGCTGAAAGCCGAACTCAAACGTGTCGGCATAGCGATCCCCGCTGAAAAGCTGGCCGACCTGAGCAAGCATCCGATGAGCGCCATCGTCTCGCTGGGCGGCTGTTCGGCCGCCTTTGTATCGAACGCCGGCCTGGTGGTGACGAATCACCATTGCGCGTATGGCGCGGTGCAGCGCAATTCGACCCCCGAACACAATTACATCACCGACGGCTTCCTGGCCAAGACCCGCGCGGCCGAGCTGCCGGGCGGCCCGAACAGCCTGGTGTATGTCACCGACAAGGTGGAAAACGTCAGCGACCGCGTGCTGAAAGGCCTGACGGCCACCATGACGGGCCGCGAACGCCACGAAGCGGTGGAAAAACGGGTCAAGGACCTGATCGCCGAATGCGAGACCGACAAGATGTACCGCTGCTCGGTGCCGGCCTTCCATCGCGGCCTCGAGTACTACCGCATCCGCCAGATGATGATACGCGACGTGCGCCTGGTGTACGCGCCGTCGGACAAGATCGGCAACTTCGGCGGCGACGTCGACAACTACGAATGGCCGCGCCACACGGGCGACTATTCCTTCCTGCGCGCCTATGTCGGCAAGGACGGCCGCCCGGCCGATCCGTCGCCGGACAACGTGCCCTACCAGTCGAAGGACTTCCTGGTGGTATCGGCCGAAGGCATCAAGAATGGCGATGGCATCCTGCTGGCCGGCTACCCCGGACGCACCAGCCGCTACAAGCTGCCATCGGAAATCCGCTATGCGCGCGACTCGGCCTTCCCGCTCAAGGTCGGCGAACTGCAGGCGGACCTCGCCGTGATGGCCGACGCCACCAAGGGTGACGCCGCCGCCGCCGTGCGCTACGCCAGCGTGGTGAAAAGCATCAACAACGTGCTGAAGAAAACCCAGGGCCTGCTCGACGGTTTCGCGCGCAAGGACATCGCCGCCATCAAGGACGTGCAAGATGCCGAGTTCCGCGCCTGGTACGCGAAGCAGCCGAACGTGTCGACCACCCTGCTGGCCGAACTGGACGCCGCGATTGCCAGCGACATGGCGCTCAGCGACGAAGAGTTCGCCTGGTCGGTGGCCACCAACAGCGACCTGCTGAAAAGCGCGCGTTCGCTCTACCGCTACGCGCAGGAAAGCAAGAAGCCGGACGCCGAGCGCGAATCGGGCTACCAGCAGCGCGACCTGGCCTTCATCAAGGCCCGCCTGGCGCGCCTGGAGCAATCCTACGTCAACAAGGTCGACCAGGCGCGTTTTGAAGCGGGCCTGAAGCGCTACGCCGCGCTGGCCGCGAAGAGCCATCCGCAAGGCCTGGACGCGTTGCTGCCGGCGCCAAACGCGGTTGCCGCGCTGTACACGAAGACGCAGCTGGCCGACACCGCCAAGCGCCTGGCCTGGCTGGAAAAAGACCAGGCTGCCTTGGAACAGTCCGACGACGCCTTCGTGCAACTGGCCATCAAGCTGCAACCGGTCGCCGCCGCGCTGGAAGAGCGCCGCAAGGAAATCGACGGCAACCTGGAACGCGTGATTCCGCAGTACATGCAAGCCGTGATCGCTTGGAAACAGTCGCAAGGCAAGCCGGTCTACCCGGACGCCAACTCGACCCTGCGCGTCACCTACGGCACCGTCTCGCCGTATTCGCCGCGCGACGGCCTCAGCAAGGGACCGTTCACGACTGTCGAAGGCATCGTTGAAAAAGTCACCGGCAAGGCGCCGTTCGAGGCACCGCAAGGCCTGCTCGACGCCGTCAAGGAAAAACGCTACGGCCAGTTCCGCGATCCGGTGCTGGGCACCGTGCCGGTCAACTTCCTGACCAGCGCCGACACCACCGGCGGCAACTCCGGCTCGGCCGTGATGAACAAGCGTGGCGAACTGATCGGCCTGAATTTCGATTCGACCTATGAATCGATCACCAAGGACTGGTACTTCGACACGGCGATCACGCGCGCGATCCACCTCGATATCCGCTACATGCTGTGGGTGATGAAGGAAGTCGACCATGCGGATAATCTGCTGGCCGAAATGACGATCAAGTATCCGAAGCCAGTGAAGACAGCGAAGAAATAA
- a CDS encoding type VI secretion system tip protein TssI/VgrG codes for MDDGRLAADLARLFAAGRRVQDSRLLRMDFPRDDGPPDTALLVNSLRAHEEMSRDFRFDAELLSDNLHVPLSAMMGRMVTISMVRDDGSLRHFNGYVGEFRLLRSDGGFAFYQMVLQPWLAFSRLRMDNVSFHGRTVIEISETTFDHYVQRDWQNRLHEDKAVLTCANQHNETDYNHLHRRWENQGLHYWYEHRADGHALCLGDNTWLTDSIDRCDRHEGDADEMVFRSGAGSLECDGIRDWQAIRKIASGVLTLASFNYKQPYASRVSGHALHQQGDVFAHELYQDTGYGYADVDDGEALAQRRLEEHNCRAQYFEAGGNHRCAQAGRSFTLGGHFSGTQSLPARGEAALPDIRSREYLILSVDHVASNNYQAGTGAKSHYENRFSCIRKSIRWYPGRWFNSTPCALPGVQTAIVTGPAGETIHTDALGRVKVQFHWDRLGKFDAGSSPWIRVMTPWAGQAFGQIALPRIGQEVLIQFLDGNIDRPVIVGAVYNGHHAPPWNLPGQRMLGGWRSAELMPGGGYGARGNQLVFDDTHQRIQAQLGSDHQHSQLSLGCISRIEDTSGRKDGRGEGWELASDAWGVARAGRGMLLTTEARPGAASHIKSMDETLRRLAEAAERHKALAALAQHHGAQESAAQQGAVADVLTAQHAEIKGAGGGADGFPELSQPHLVLASPAGIETTTAQSTHIASAAHTALTTGRDLSMAAGGGLFASIGAALRLFVHKAGMKLIAAAGPVQIAAQTDAVEIVANKVLELISQADWVNIRGRKGVRLHGADCMLEISDKVQFFTPSPTLFHGNLETLAPKNRPQPEPEPAVAPVEGQLQHTIQAQAEGGLYALVPYTLYKGDAEVERGLTDEFGRIRIAHQDGTPRYRVVLGNGEEFVLQASACFDAGAAADGEQKLSNRGLRALDDTSDGRSFQ; via the coding sequence ATGGATGATGGCAGGCTGGCAGCCGATCTGGCGCGCCTTTTCGCAGCAGGCAGGCGAGTCCAGGACAGCCGCTTGCTGCGCATGGATTTTCCGCGCGATGATGGTCCGCCCGATACCGCGCTGCTGGTCAACAGCTTGCGGGCGCACGAGGAAATGTCGCGCGACTTCCGGTTCGACGCCGAACTGCTGTCCGACAATCTCCATGTGCCCTTGAGCGCGATGATGGGACGCATGGTCACGATTTCGATGGTGCGCGATGACGGCAGCTTGCGTCATTTTAATGGCTATGTCGGCGAATTTCGCCTGTTGCGCAGCGATGGCGGTTTCGCGTTCTACCAGATGGTGCTGCAACCCTGGCTGGCGTTTTCCAGGCTGCGCATGGACAACGTCTCGTTCCACGGACGCACGGTCATCGAGATCAGCGAAACGACCTTCGATCATTATGTGCAGCGCGACTGGCAAAATCGGCTGCATGAGGACAAAGCGGTATTAACTTGTGCCAACCAGCATAACGAAACCGATTACAACCATCTGCACCGGCGCTGGGAAAACCAGGGACTCCATTATTGGTATGAACATCGCGCCGACGGTCATGCGCTCTGTCTGGGCGACAATACCTGGCTGACCGACAGCATCGACCGCTGCGACCGCCATGAAGGCGACGCCGACGAGATGGTATTTCGCAGCGGCGCGGGGTCGCTGGAGTGCGACGGCATACGCGATTGGCAGGCGATACGCAAGATCGCTTCAGGCGTGCTCACGCTGGCCAGCTTCAACTACAAGCAGCCTTATGCCAGCCGCGTCAGCGGCCATGCGCTGCACCAGCAGGGCGATGTGTTTGCCCATGAACTGTATCAGGACACCGGCTATGGCTATGCCGACGTGGACGACGGCGAAGCGCTGGCGCAACGCCGCCTGGAAGAACATAACTGTCGGGCGCAATACTTCGAAGCCGGCGGCAATCACCGCTGCGCCCAGGCCGGGCGCAGTTTCACGCTGGGCGGCCACTTCAGCGGCACGCAATCCCTGCCGGCCAGAGGTGAAGCGGCGCTCCCGGACATCCGCTCGCGCGAATACCTGATCCTGTCGGTCGACCATGTCGCCAGCAACAATTACCAGGCAGGGACGGGCGCGAAGTCGCATTATGAAAACCGTTTCAGCTGCATCCGCAAGAGCATCCGCTGGTATCCGGGGCGGTGGTTCAACAGCACGCCTTGTGCGTTGCCCGGCGTACAGACCGCGATTGTCACCGGACCGGCAGGCGAAACCATCCATACCGACGCGCTGGGCCGGGTAAAGGTGCAATTCCACTGGGACCGGCTGGGCAAGTTCGACGCGGGCAGTTCGCCATGGATCAGGGTCATGACGCCTTGGGCGGGCCAGGCGTTCGGCCAGATCGCGTTGCCGCGCATCGGCCAGGAAGTGCTGATCCAGTTTCTCGACGGCAATATCGACCGTCCCGTCATTGTCGGCGCGGTGTACAACGGCCACCATGCGCCGCCGTGGAATTTGCCGGGGCAGCGCATGCTGGGCGGCTGGCGCAGCGCCGAACTGATGCCTGGCGGCGGCTACGGCGCGCGCGGCAACCAGTTGGTGTTTGATGACACGCACCAGCGCATCCAGGCGCAACTGGGCAGCGACCATCAGCACAGCCAGTTGTCGCTCGGCTGCATCAGCCGCATCGAAGACACCAGCGGGCGCAAGGATGGTCGTGGCGAGGGCTGGGAACTGGCGTCGGACGCCTGGGGCGTGGCGCGCGCCGGCCGCGGCATGTTGCTGACCACCGAAGCGCGCCCTGGCGCCGCCTCGCATATCAAGAGCATGGATGAAACCTTGCGCCGGCTGGCCGAGGCTGCCGAGCGGCACAAGGCGCTGGCCGCCCTGGCGCAGCATCATGGCGCGCAGGAAAGCGCCGCCCAGCAGGGCGCCGTCGCCGATGTGCTGACAGCCCAGCATGCCGAGATCAAGGGCGCCGGCGGTGGCGCAGACGGGTTTCCGGAATTATCACAGCCGCATCTGGTGCTGGCCAGTCCGGCCGGTATCGAAACGACGACCGCGCAATCGACCCATATCGCCAGCGCCGCGCATACCGCGCTGACGACCGGGCGCGACCTGTCGATGGCGGCCGGCGGCGGCCTGTTCGCCAGCATCGGTGCGGCGCTGCGCCTGTTCGTTCACAAGGCCGGCATGAAGCTGATCGCCGCAGCTGGCCCGGTGCAGATCGCGGCGCAAACCGATGCGGTCGAAATCGTCGCCAACAAGGTGCTGGAACTGATCAGCCAGGCCGACTGGGTGAATATTCGCGGCCGCAAAGGCGTGCGCCTGCATGGCGCCGATTGCATGCTTGAAATTAGCGACAAGGTACAGTTTTTTACGCCGTCGCCGACGCTGTTTCATGGAAACCTGGAAACGCTGGCGCCCAAAAACCGGCCGCAGCCGGAACCCGAGCCAGCCGTCGCACCGGTCGAAGGGCAGTTGCAGCATACGATCCAGGCCCAGGCGGAGGGCGGGCTATACGCGCTGGTGCCGTACACCTTGTACAAGGGGGACGCCGAAGTCGAACGTGGCCTGACCGATGAATTCGGCCGCATCCGGATCGCGCACCAGGACGGCACGCCGCGCTACCGCGTGGTCCTGGGCAACGGCGAAGAGTTCGTATTGCAGGCCAGCGCATGCTTCGATGCCGGCGCGGCGGCGGATGGCGAACAGAAGCTGTCGAACCGCGGTTTGCGCGCGCTGGACGATACCAGCGACGGCCGCTCGTTTCAATGA